In Besnoitia besnoiti strain Bb-Ger1 chromosome I, whole genome shotgun sequence, the genomic window CTTGATGGTGTGCGAGGGGCCTTTAAAGGAGCAGCTCTCAATCACGTCGGGGTACAGCGTGCCCTGGAGCAGGAAGGCGTTCTCcgtctgcagcttcttctcctcgacgacgcgaacGAATTCGTCGACAAACAGCCCGCCAATGATCTTGCGTTTCTTCTCTGGGTCACGCACGCCCTTCAGTTTAGACAGGAACGCCTCAGACGCGTCGACGCACTCGATGGACAGCGTCGGGAAGCACTCCTTCAGCTTCGCCAGCGTCGTCTTGGCTTCGTCCTttctgcacacgcgcgccggAACGCAAACGCAAACAGCACATTCGCAGGCCGACTCAACTCCAAAAACGATTAAAACACGCCGAGTGCTCCGCGATGCAGCCACACACATAGAAAAAAAGAGTTCCGTTCCTCGCTGTCTGTGCAAATGCACGTCCAAAtctgatatatatatatatatatatatatatatgaacgCCTATATCTCGTCCACACCCGACATCGGCGAGACTTGCTGAGGCCCTATAAACTACAGATATATTtctaatatatatatatatacgcatatggCTACCGCTGCGTAGCGCCGCTGGCACTGTGAGACCCGTCCCTTTCCCTTCCCTGTCAGCTCCGTGAAGACACGCTGTCCTCACCTGAGGAGGCCTGTGTCGATCAGCACGCCATGGAATCGGTCGCCGACGGCCTTGTGGATGAGAGCTGCCGCGACAGTCGAATCGACGCCCCCAGAGAGCGCGCCGATGacatgcgcgtcgccgacgacTTCGCGGATCTTCCGCATTTCAGCTTGCAGGAAATTCTTCATCGTCCAGGTGGCCTTCAGGCCGGCAATCCCGATCACAAAgttccgcagcagctgcgcgccctccggcgtGTGAGTCACCTCCGGGTGGAACTGAAGCCCGTAAAAGTGCCGAGCGGGGTCACCGATCGCCGCGTACGGGCACGCGGAAGTAGAGGCAAAGGTCTGAAGACGGAAACGCCCAAAAATGCGTTCACGCGCATGAGGCAGACATCCTTTCGAGGCAAACATACCGCTGTCCCCCTGCGCGGGAAGTCTGCGCCCCTAGACGCCTGAACCCTAAACTCTCGGAGGAGCTTGGAGCCATGCGCACAGACAGGCAACTGAGACTCGGGCCTGATCGAAAtatgtacacatatacatgcatacacatacgCCTGCGTGTTCACAGCACTTGCAGCTCCGAACTCATGTCCCGATCCACAGACGCGTGGGCACACACAGTCTTTTTTCGCTCCCGCTCCCAGGCGGCGTGTGGCTTTCTCCCCGCCTTCGGAGTCCCGACAGACTTTAGTccgaggcgcggacgccacCGAGAGCGCGCCCGGCTAGAGGAGGGGCTACTTGCATGAAAGTGCGTAGCTGTACTCGCCCGCTTGGTTCGGCGCTCGTCACTCACCTTGAACCCTTCGGGGATTTTGGTGACTTTGTCGCCATGGCTCATCCAGACGAGCATCTCGttgaggccgccgcgcttggcgcgcttcgcctcgcgctcggtgtcttcctccgccgtctgggCTCCATTCGGCTCCTctggcgcgacgccgccgacgacgcccgcCTTGATtccggcgaagagcgcgacCGCGTTGCCTTCGGCGGGCGCATCCCCGTTCGACTCACGGTGCAGCTGAACCCATGTACTGCCAAACTCGCGCTTGGCTCCGCACTcaacgcggccgccga contains:
- a CDS encoding bifunctional GMP synthase/glutamine amidotransferase protein (encoded by transcript BESB_010710); the protein is MTGTGVGTDGSSTAAEFDGGRVLVLDFGSQYSHLIVRRLREIGVYSELRRCDTKLDDIKAFAPSAVILSGGPSSVYEDGSPHVCDSFFAWAAEAGVAVLGICYGMQEMCHALGGRVECGAKREFGSTWVQLHRESNGDAPAEGNAVALFAGIKAGVVGGVAPEEPNGAQTAEEDTEREAKRAKRGGLNEMLVWMSHGDKVTKIPEGFKTFASTSACPYAAIGDPARHFYGLQFHPEVTHTPEGAQLLRNFVIGIAGLKATWTMKNFLQAEMRKIREVVGDAHVIGALSGGVDSTVAAALIHKAVGDRFHGVLIDTGLLRKDEAKTTLAKLKECFPTLSIECVDASEAFLSKLKGVRDPEKKRKIIGGLFVDEFVRVVEEKKLQTENAFLLQGTLYPDVIESCSFKGPSHTIKTHHNVGGLPEKMKMKVLEPLRELFKDEVRALGIELGLPHERVYRHPFPGPGLAVRIVGEVTADRVKVLQEADAIFIQEIRKANLYDKIAQAFVVLLPDAPSVGVMGDCRTYQWTCVLRAVETTDFMTADWFRLPHDVLATCSTRIINEVKGINRVTMDVSSKPPATIEWE